A stretch of Rhodospirillales bacterium DNA encodes these proteins:
- a CDS encoding formate dehydrogenase subunit alpha: protein MSQKITFELDGKTVAAEAGETIWDVAKRQGTAIPHLCHSGEPGYRPDGNCRACVVEIEGERVLAASCIRKPSAGMKVRTGSERAKAGRKMVFELLLADQPARERAHDSGSRFWQWTEKLGLTQSRFAPRHAPESDRSHPAMAVALDACIHCNLCVRACREVQVNDVIGMGGRGHHARIVFDMGDPMGASTCVACGECVQACPTGALMPANAVDAKGVGNLRADRHVDSVCPYCGVGCQIRYHVQGDKLAFVTGRPGPANENRLCVKGRFGFDYIHHPHRLTKPLIRKEGVKKHANDRVDPGNPFTHFREATWEEALARAASGLKTIRDRSGAEALAGFGSAKGSNEEAYLFQKLVRLGFGTNNVDHCTRLCHASSVAALMEGIGSGAVTAPFTEAMNADVIIVIGANPAENHPVAATYFKQAAKRGATLIVMDPRGQALMRHATHMLQFRPGTDVAMLNGIMNVIVSEGLYDTQYIQAHTAGFEKLKAHLADFSPEKMAAICGIEADTLRTVARAFARAKAGIIFWGMGISQHVHGTDNARCLISLALMCGHTGRPGTGLHPLRGQNNVQGASDAGLIPMVFPDYQSVENPDVRRRHEEFWGAKLDPKRGLTVVEIIKAILEGQIRGMYIMGENPAMSDPDAGHAREALAKLEHLVVQDIFLTETAFHADVVLPASAWPEKDGTVTNTNRQIQRGRQVFQPPGEARQDWWIIQEIARGIGLEWDYTGPADVYREMGGIMHSLDNISWERLERENAVTYPCAAPDKPGEGVVFADRFPTGDGKAKLVPADVLPPAELPDAQYPMILTTGRQLEHWHTGAITRRASVLDALEPAAVASLAPGDIAKLGIQPGGKVRVATRRGAIELVARADTAIPEGVIFIPFCYTEAAANLLTNPQLDPFGKIPEFKFCAARVEKTEARSAAE, encoded by the coding sequence ATGAGCCAGAAGATCACCTTCGAGCTCGACGGCAAGACGGTCGCCGCCGAGGCGGGCGAAACCATCTGGGACGTGGCGAAACGGCAGGGCACCGCGATCCCGCACCTCTGCCATTCGGGCGAGCCGGGCTACCGGCCGGACGGCAACTGCCGCGCCTGCGTGGTCGAGATCGAGGGCGAGCGGGTGCTGGCGGCCTCCTGCATCCGGAAACCCTCCGCCGGCATGAAGGTCAGGACGGGAAGCGAGCGCGCCAAGGCCGGCCGCAAGATGGTGTTCGAGCTGCTGCTCGCCGACCAGCCGGCGCGCGAGCGCGCCCACGATTCAGGGTCGCGCTTCTGGCAATGGACCGAGAAACTCGGCCTCACGCAAAGCCGCTTCGCGCCTCGCCATGCGCCGGAATCCGACCGCTCGCATCCGGCGATGGCGGTCGCGCTCGATGCCTGCATCCACTGCAACCTTTGCGTCCGCGCCTGCCGCGAGGTTCAGGTCAACGACGTGATCGGCATGGGCGGGCGCGGGCATCACGCCCGCATCGTGTTCGACATGGGCGACCCGATGGGCGCGTCCACCTGCGTCGCCTGCGGCGAATGCGTGCAGGCCTGCCCGACCGGGGCCTTGATGCCGGCGAACGCGGTCGACGCCAAGGGCGTCGGCAATCTCCGCGCCGACCGCCATGTGGACAGCGTCTGCCCCTATTGCGGCGTCGGTTGCCAGATCCGCTATCACGTGCAGGGCGACAAGCTCGCCTTCGTCACCGGTCGTCCCGGCCCGGCCAACGAAAACCGGCTCTGCGTCAAGGGCCGCTTCGGGTTCGACTACATCCACCACCCGCACCGCCTGACCAAGCCGTTGATCCGCAAAGAGGGCGTCAAGAAGCACGCCAACGACCGGGTCGATCCGGGCAACCCCTTCACCCATTTCCGCGAAGCGACCTGGGAAGAAGCGCTCGCGCGCGCGGCATCGGGATTGAAAACGATTCGCGACCGCTCGGGCGCCGAGGCGCTTGCCGGGTTCGGCTCGGCCAAAGGCTCCAACGAGGAAGCGTATCTGTTCCAAAAACTGGTCCGGCTCGGCTTCGGCACCAACAACGTCGATCACTGCACGCGACTCTGCCACGCGTCGTCGGTGGCCGCCCTGATGGAGGGGATCGGCTCCGGCGCGGTCACGGCGCCGTTCACCGAGGCGATGAACGCCGACGTCATCATCGTCATCGGCGCCAATCCGGCCGAGAATCATCCCGTCGCCGCCACCTATTTCAAGCAGGCGGCGAAGCGCGGCGCGACGCTGATCGTGATGGACCCGCGCGGCCAGGCGCTCATGCGCCACGCCACCCACATGCTGCAATTCCGTCCCGGCACCGACGTCGCGATGCTGAACGGAATCATGAACGTGATCGTGAGCGAAGGGCTCTACGACACCCAGTATATTCAGGCCCACACGGCGGGCTTCGAGAAATTGAAGGCGCATCTCGCCGATTTCTCGCCGGAAAAGATGGCGGCGATTTGCGGCATCGAGGCCGACACGCTGCGCACCGTCGCGCGCGCGTTCGCGCGCGCCAAGGCCGGCATCATCTTCTGGGGCATGGGCATTTCGCAACACGTGCACGGCACCGACAACGCGCGCTGCCTGATCTCGCTCGCGCTGATGTGCGGCCACACCGGCCGGCCCGGCACCGGGCTCCATCCGCTGCGCGGCCAGAACAACGTACAGGGCGCCTCCGACGCCGGACTCATTCCGATGGTGTTTCCCGACTATCAATCGGTCGAAAATCCGGACGTGCGTCGCCGCCACGAGGAATTCTGGGGCGCCAAGCTGGACCCGAAACGGGGCTTGACCGTGGTCGAGATCATAAAGGCGATCCTCGAAGGCCAAATTCGCGGCATGTACATCATGGGCGAAAACCCGGCGATGTCGGACCCGGACGCGGGCCATGCGCGCGAGGCGCTCGCCAAGCTCGAGCATCTCGTGGTTCAGGACATCTTCCTCACCGAAACCGCGTTCCACGCCGACGTGGTGCTGCCCGCGTCCGCCTGGCCGGAAAAGGACGGCACCGTCACCAACACCAATCGCCAGATCCAGCGCGGCCGCCAAGTATTCCAGCCGCCGGGCGAGGCGCGTCAGGATTGGTGGATCATCCAGGAAATCGCGCGCGGTATCGGCCTTGAATGGGATTACACGGGTCCCGCCGACGTTTACCGCGAGATGGGCGGGATCATGCACTCGCTCGACAATATTTCGTGGGAGCGGCTGGAGCGCGAAAACGCGGTGACCTATCCGTGCGCGGCGCCGGACAAGCCGGGCGAGGGCGTCGTCTTCGCCGACCGTTTCCCGACCGGCGACGGCAAGGCCAAGCTGGTGCCCGCCGACGTGCTGCCGCCGGCCGAACTGCCCGACGCCCAGTATCCGATGATCCTGACCACCGGCCGCCAACTCGAGCATTGGCACACCGGCGCGATCACCCGACGCGCGAGCGTGCTCGATGCGTTGGAGCCCGCCGCGGTCGCGTCGCTCGCGCCCGGCGACATCGCCAAGCTCGGCATCCAGCCGGGCGGCAAGGTGCGCGTCGCCACCCGGCGCGGCGCGATCGAACTGGTCGCGCGCGCCGATACGGCGATTCCGGAAGGGGTGATCTTCATACCCTTCTGCTACACCGAAGCGGCCGCCAATCTTCTGACCAATCCGCAACTCGATCCGTTCGGCAAGATTCCGGAGTTCAAGTTCTGCGCCGCGCGCGTCGAGAAAACCGAGGCCCGGTCGGCGGCGGAGTAA
- a CDS encoding NADH-quinone oxidoreductase subunit F has product MNTELASHKRGPARATPKGRQVKPEALAEVRALLGDKPRRRDLLIEHLHLIQDRYGCLSAAHLAALAHEMRLAMTEVYEVATFYAHFDVVREGEAAPAALTIRVCDSLTCEMAGAGALLEGLAARLGAKARVVRAPCMGLCDKAPAVQVGQRQIAPATVEATAAAANADMSAPVPSARAFEAYTADGGYALLRQCLKGERKAEDLIALLNDSGLRGLGGAGFPTGRKWGFVRGYAGPRLMAVNADEGEPGTFKDRYYLERDPHRTIEGALLAAWAVGAEAIYFYLRDEYPGIRKFLLAELEKVRAAKLDTHAPIHLRRGAGAYICGEESAMLESIEGKRGLPRHRPPYVAEKGLFGRPTLVQNVETLYWLRDIVEKGAQWFATRGGSTRLHSYSVSGRVKNPGVKLAPAGISVRKLIEEHCGGMADGHTFAAYLPGGASGGILPASMGDEPLEFGQLEKHGCFLGSAAVVVLSDKDDARAAALNLMRFFADESCGQCTPCRVGSEKAVIEMEKKTWNAALLGELAQGMADASICGLGQAAANPIRCALKYFPETKR; this is encoded by the coding sequence ATGAACACGGAACTCGCTTCCCATAAACGGGGCCCCGCCCGGGCCACGCCCAAGGGCCGCCAGGTCAAGCCCGAGGCGCTGGCCGAGGTGCGCGCGCTGCTGGGCGATAAACCGCGCCGGCGCGATTTGCTGATCGAACATCTGCACCTGATTCAGGACCGCTACGGATGTCTTTCGGCGGCGCATCTCGCCGCGCTCGCCCACGAAATGCGCCTCGCCATGACCGAGGTCTATGAGGTCGCCACCTTCTACGCCCACTTCGACGTGGTGCGCGAAGGCGAAGCCGCGCCGGCCGCGCTCACGATCCGGGTCTGCGACAGCCTGACGTGCGAAATGGCCGGCGCGGGCGCGTTGCTCGAAGGCCTGGCGGCGCGGCTCGGCGCCAAGGCGCGGGTGGTGCGCGCGCCGTGCATGGGCCTTTGCGACAAGGCGCCCGCGGTCCAGGTTGGCCAGCGCCAGATCGCGCCCGCGACGGTCGAGGCGACCGCGGCGGCCGCGAACGCCGATATGTCGGCGCCGGTGCCGTCCGCGCGCGCATTCGAAGCGTACACGGCCGACGGCGGCTACGCGCTGTTGCGCCAATGCCTGAAAGGCGAGCGCAAAGCCGAAGACCTGATCGCGCTTCTGAACGATTCCGGCTTGCGCGGCCTCGGCGGCGCCGGTTTCCCCACCGGGCGCAAGTGGGGATTCGTGCGCGGCTATGCGGGTCCGCGCCTGATGGCGGTCAACGCCGACGAGGGCGAGCCCGGCACCTTCAAGGACCGCTATTATCTCGAACGCGATCCGCACCGCACCATCGAGGGCGCGCTGCTCGCCGCCTGGGCGGTCGGCGCCGAGGCGATTTACTTCTATCTTCGCGACGAATATCCGGGCATCCGCAAGTTTTTGTTGGCGGAGCTGGAAAAGGTGCGCGCGGCGAAGCTGGACACGCATGCGCCAATCCATCTGCGTCGCGGCGCCGGCGCCTACATCTGCGGTGAAGAATCGGCGATGCTGGAAAGCATCGAAGGCAAGCGCGGCCTGCCGCGCCACCGGCCTCCTTACGTCGCGGAAAAGGGCCTGTTCGGTCGCCCGACCCTGGTCCAGAACGTCGAGACGCTCTATTGGTTGCGCGACATCGTCGAAAAGGGCGCGCAATGGTTCGCGACCCGGGGCGGTTCGACGCGCCTGCACAGCTATTCGGTGTCGGGCCGGGTGAAAAATCCGGGCGTCAAGCTGGCTCCGGCCGGCATCTCGGTGCGCAAGCTGATCGAGGAGCATTGCGGCGGCATGGCCGACGGCCACACGTTCGCCGCCTATCTGCCGGGCGGCGCCTCGGGCGGCATTCTGCCCGCCTCCATGGGCGACGAACCGCTCGAATTCGGCCAGCTCGAAAAACACGGATGCTTTCTCGGGTCGGCGGCGGTGGTGGTGCTCTCGGACAAGGACGACGCGCGCGCCGCGGCCCTCAACCTGATGCGCTTTTTCGCCGACGAAAGCTGCGGCCAATGCACGCCCTGCCGCGTCGGCTCCGAAAAGGCCGTCATCGAGATGGAGAAGAAGACCTGGAACGCGGCGCTGCTCGGCGAGCTGGCGCAAGGCATGGCGGACGCCTCGATCTGCGGGCTCGGCCAGGCGGCGGCCAATCCGATCCGCTGCGCGCTCAAATATTTTCCGGAGACCAAGCGATGA
- a CDS encoding universal stress protein: MHTILIPIDGSPASLRAVDAVIDRVQKGQKTRIHLINVQPALPQAVTDFVGKRSVRDFHKELGEKELKKACAKLNKANIAHGIEIAVGDVAETIAAYATKLKCDEIVMGTRGHSQIANLLLGSSTTKLLHLAKVPVTLVK, encoded by the coding sequence ATGCACACGATTCTGATCCCGATCGACGGCTCGCCGGCCTCGCTCCGGGCGGTGGACGCGGTGATCGATCGGGTGCAAAAGGGGCAAAAGACCCGCATCCACCTGATCAACGTCCAGCCGGCGTTGCCCCAGGCGGTCACCGACTTCGTCGGTAAGCGCTCGGTGCGCGACTTTCACAAGGAACTGGGCGAAAAAGAACTGAAGAAGGCCTGCGCCAAGCTGAACAAGGCGAATATCGCGCACGGAATCGAGATCGCGGTCGGCGACGTGGCCGAAACCATCGCCGCGTATGCGACCAAGTTGAAGTGCGACGAAATCGTGATGGGAACGCGCGGCCATTCGCAAATCGCCAACCTGCTGCTCGGATCCTCGACCACCAAGCTGCTGCATCTCGCGAAGGTTCCGGTGACCCTGGTCAAATGA
- a CDS encoding TerC family protein yields MTYSDPQFWIALLQIIGIDILLAGDNAVVIALAARNLPQKQRTVAIVGGTAGAIGLRIAFATVIVYLMTVPYLKLVGAVLLFWVAIKLLVPEEGGVDEEGKIKAGTTIWSAMWTIVVADAVMSLDNVIGIAAAAKDNVTLIVLGLLISIPLVVLGSTMLLKLLDRYPILITLGGGLLGWIAGGIAVVDPAIAQYTQPHQPMIHYVAAVAGTVFVVALGKFLVRRRDHRRKIESVASEHHGASGS; encoded by the coding sequence ATGACTTATAGCGACCCGCAATTCTGGATCGCGTTGCTGCAGATCATCGGCATCGACATCCTGCTCGCCGGCGACAACGCGGTCGTGATCGCGCTCGCCGCGCGCAATCTGCCGCAAAAGCAGCGCACGGTCGCCATCGTCGGCGGCACCGCCGGGGCCATCGGGCTCCGCATCGCGTTCGCGACGGTGATTGTCTACCTGATGACGGTGCCCTACCTGAAGCTGGTGGGGGCGGTGCTTCTGTTCTGGGTCGCCATCAAGTTGCTGGTGCCCGAGGAAGGCGGTGTCGACGAAGAAGGCAAGATCAAGGCCGGCACCACCATTTGGAGCGCCATGTGGACCATCGTGGTCGCCGACGCGGTCATGAGCCTCGACAACGTCATCGGCATCGCCGCCGCCGCCAAGGACAACGTGACCCTGATCGTGCTCGGCCTCTTGATCAGTATCCCGCTGGTCGTTCTCGGCAGCACGATGTTGTTGAAGCTGCTCGATCGTTACCCGATCCTGATTACCTTGGGCGGCGGCCTGTTGGGCTGGATCGCCGGGGGCATCGCCGTGGTCGATCCGGCAATCGCGCAGTATACGCAACCCCATCAACCCATGATTCATTACGTCGCCGCCGTCGCCGGCACGGTCTTCGTCGTCGCTCTCGGAAAATTCCTGGTGCGGCGCCGGGACCATCGCCGAAAAATCGAATCGGTCGCGTCGGAACACCACGGCGCGTCCGGATCGTGA
- a CDS encoding tripartite tricarboxylate transporter substrate binding protein has product MQTRSYAISASLAVLLGGFAAPSFAAWEPSKPVEFIIPAGTGGGADQMARMLQGVVEKHKLMPKPFVVINKAGGAGAEGFLDVKNSKGNPHKIIITLSNLFTTPLATGVPFNWRDLTPVAMLALDEFILWVHAETPYKTAGEYIAAVKGAEPGKFKMGGTGSKQEDQIITVGVEQITGTKFSYVPYKGGGEVATQLVGKHVDSTVNNPIEAVAQWRAGALRPLCVFDSKRIDLKDKVTSNMSWNDIPTCKEGGLNIEYLMLRGIFMPAGVTQDQVNYYVNLFKKVRETQDWKDFMKTGAFNTTFMSGKEYRDWVEKAEATHKDLMTKAGFLAK; this is encoded by the coding sequence ATGCAAACACGTTCATACGCCATCTCCGCCTCGCTCGCCGTTCTCTTGGGGGGCTTTGCGGCTCCATCGTTCGCCGCCTGGGAGCCGAGCAAGCCGGTCGAGTTCATCATTCCCGCTGGCACCGGCGGCGGCGCCGACCAAATGGCCCGCATGCTTCAGGGCGTGGTTGAAAAGCACAAACTGATGCCGAAGCCGTTCGTGGTCATCAACAAGGCCGGCGGTGCGGGCGCCGAGGGCTTCCTCGACGTCAAGAATTCCAAGGGCAACCCGCATAAGATCATCATCACGCTTTCGAATCTGTTCACCACCCCGCTCGCGACCGGCGTGCCGTTCAATTGGCGCGACTTGACCCCGGTGGCGATGCTGGCGCTCGACGAATTCATCCTCTGGGTCCATGCCGAAACGCCCTACAAGACCGCCGGCGAATACATCGCCGCCGTCAAGGGCGCGGAACCGGGCAAGTTCAAGATGGGCGGAACCGGCTCCAAGCAGGAAGACCAGATCATCACCGTCGGCGTCGAACAGATCACCGGGACCAAATTCAGCTACGTGCCCTACAAGGGCGGCGGCGAAGTGGCGACGCAATTGGTCGGCAAGCACGTCGATTCGACCGTCAACAACCCGATCGAGGCGGTCGCCCAATGGCGCGCGGGCGCGTTGCGTCCTCTCTGCGTGTTCGATTCCAAGCGGATCGACCTCAAGGACAAAGTCACCTCGAACATGTCCTGGAACGACATTCCGACCTGCAAGGAAGGCGGCCTCAACATCGAATACCTGATGTTGCGCGGCATTTTCATGCCGGCCGGCGTGACGCAGGACCAGGTCAACTACTATGTCAACCTGTTCAAGAAGGTCCGCGAGACCCAGGACTGGAAGGACTTCATGAAGACCGGCGCCTTCAACACCACGTTCATGTCCGGCAAGGAATACCGCGACTGGGTGGAAAAGGCCGAGGCCACGCATAAGGACCTGATGACCAAGGCCGGCTTCCTCGCCAAGTAA
- a CDS encoding tripartite tricarboxylate transporter TctB family protein, protein MEAESEQGGASQKAVDLFVAAAIMALAALVMYDSQRLGAKWASDGPQAGYFPFYVGLIMFVSAGATFLLALRPKASDRIFVDRQQFRSVLAIFVPSAVYIALIYLLGIYIASAIFLAFFMRVHGGYGPAMIAPVALGMPVFLFVLFEMWFLVPLPKGPVESLLGF, encoded by the coding sequence ATGGAAGCCGAATCGGAGCAGGGCGGCGCCTCGCAAAAGGCCGTCGATCTGTTTGTGGCCGCCGCGATCATGGCGCTCGCCGCACTGGTCATGTATGACAGCCAGCGGCTCGGCGCGAAATGGGCCTCCGACGGCCCCCAGGCGGGTTATTTCCCCTTCTATGTCGGCCTGATCATGTTTGTCTCGGCCGGCGCCACTTTCCTGTTGGCGCTGCGGCCGAAAGCCTCCGACCGGATTTTCGTCGACCGGCAGCAGTTCCGGTCGGTTCTCGCCATCTTCGTCCCAAGCGCCGTCTACATCGCCCTCATCTACCTGCTCGGGATTTACATCGCGTCCGCCATCTTTCTCGCGTTCTTCATGCGCGTGCACGGTGGCTACGGCCCGGCGATGATCGCGCCGGTGGCGCTCGGCATGCCAGTTTTCCTCTTTGTCCTGTTCGAGATGTGGTTCCTGGTCCCGCTGCCCAAGGGACCGGTCGAATCCCTGCTCGGCTTCTAG
- a CDS encoding tripartite tricarboxylate transporter permease, whose amino-acid sequence MSLKNILFMLVGILLGVLIGVLPGLGGANGVAILLPLTFSMPPTSAIIMLSCIYWGALFGGAITSVLFNIPGEPWSVATTFDGYPMARDGRAGEALTAAFTSSFVGAFIAVVVLTFLAPLVAQFALQFGPPEFFAVQFLTFCSFVGMSKEPPFKTLASMMIGFALAAVGLDTVTGQLRMTFGIYEIIRGFDFLIAVIGLFGIGEILLTMEEGLSFKGASAKINARVVWQTWKKLPKYWATSIRGALVGCWMGITPGGATPASFMSYGLAKRFSKDGPQFGTGKIEGVVAPETAAHAAGTSALLPMLTLGIPGSPTAAVLLGGLLIWGLQPGPLLFVEQKEFVWGLIASIYLGNIVGLLIVLTTVPWWAAILRIPFSIIGPAIVVVCAIGAYTVHNAMLDVALMLFFGVVGYAFKKLNYPLAPLVLALVLGDMAESAFRQSMIISRGSLSAFWANGLVGSIMALALALLFWPLIVQAKNSLLPKRA is encoded by the coding sequence ATGTCGCTGAAGAACATCTTGTTCATGCTCGTTGGCATCCTGCTCGGCGTGCTGATCGGCGTGCTGCCGGGCCTGGGCGGGGCCAACGGCGTCGCCATCCTGTTGCCGCTCACGTTCTCGATGCCGCCCACGTCGGCGATCATCATGCTGTCGTGCATCTATTGGGGCGCGCTGTTCGGCGGAGCGATCACGTCCGTGCTGTTCAACATACCGGGCGAGCCATGGTCGGTCGCGACCACATTCGACGGCTATCCCATGGCGCGCGACGGCCGCGCCGGCGAGGCGCTGACGGCGGCGTTCACGTCCTCCTTCGTCGGCGCCTTCATCGCGGTGGTGGTGCTGACGTTCCTCGCGCCGCTGGTCGCCCAGTTCGCCCTGCAGTTCGGCCCGCCCGAGTTCTTCGCGGTCCAGTTCCTGACCTTCTGCAGCTTCGTCGGCATGAGCAAGGAGCCGCCCTTCAAGACACTCGCCAGCATGATGATCGGCTTCGCGCTTGCCGCCGTCGGCCTCGACACCGTGACCGGCCAGCTGCGCATGACCTTCGGCATCTACGAAATCATCCGCGGCTTCGACTTCCTGATCGCGGTAATCGGCTTGTTCGGCATCGGCGAAATCCTGCTGACCATGGAAGAAGGCCTGTCGTTCAAGGGCGCATCGGCCAAGATCAACGCCCGCGTCGTCTGGCAGACGTGGAAGAAACTTCCGAAATACTGGGCGACGTCGATCCGCGGCGCCCTGGTCGGTTGCTGGATGGGCATCACGCCGGGCGGCGCGACGCCGGCGTCGTTCATGAGTTACGGCCTGGCCAAGCGATTTTCCAAGGACGGGCCGCAATTCGGCACCGGCAAGATCGAGGGCGTGGTGGCGCCGGAGACCGCGGCGCATGCCGCCGGCACCAGCGCGCTCTTGCCCATGCTCACCCTCGGCATTCCCGGATCGCCGACCGCCGCCGTGTTGCTGGGCGGGCTCCTGATCTGGGGCTTGCAGCCGGGACCGCTGCTGTTCGTCGAGCAGAAGGAGTTCGTCTGGGGCCTGATCGCCAGCATCTATCTCGGCAATATCGTCGGCCTCTTGATCGTGTTGACGACGGTGCCGTGGTGGGCGGCGATCCTGCGCATTCCGTTCAGCATCATCGGCCCGGCGATCGTCGTGGTTTGCGCCATCGGCGCCTATACCGTGCACAACGCCATGCTCGATGTCGCCTTGATGCTGTTTTTCGGCGTGGTCGGCTATGCCTTCAAGAAGCTGAACTATCCGCTCGCGCCGCTGGTGCTCGCCCTTGTACTGGGTGACATGGCGGAAAGCGCGTTCCGCCAGTCCATGATCATCTCGCGCGGCAGCCTCTCGGCTTTCTGGGCGAACGGCCTGGTCGGCAGCATCATGGCGCTGGCGCTCGCCCTTCTGTTCTGGCCGCTGATCGTCCAGGCCAAGAATTCCCTGCTCCCGAAAAGAGCCTGA
- a CDS encoding GntR family transcriptional regulator, which yields MEYQEGYLMPASHTALLNVQPIEADTSLKGRIYDRLKRAITSINIYAENAELRLDERELSVRLATSRTPIREALARLEQEGLVHIVPRKGVYIVRKSKAEILDMITVWAALEGMAARLAARNASDAEIAGLRQLFTTFKNGQVEARIDEYSDTNVRFHQAILALGKSPLLRHMADHLFVHMRSIRVRTIGESNRANRSIIDHLHIIEALEARDADLAERLVREHTFKLADHVRDNVHYLD from the coding sequence ATGGAATACCAGGAGGGCTATCTGATGCCGGCCTCCCATACCGCTCTCTTGAACGTGCAGCCGATCGAAGCCGACACCAGCCTAAAGGGCCGCATCTACGATCGCCTCAAGCGCGCGATCACGTCGATCAACATCTACGCCGAAAACGCCGAATTGCGGCTCGACGAGCGCGAACTGTCGGTGCGGCTCGCCACCAGCCGCACCCCGATCCGGGAAGCGCTCGCCCGCCTCGAACAGGAAGGGCTGGTCCATATCGTCCCGCGCAAGGGCGTCTATATCGTGCGCAAGAGCAAAGCCGAGATCCTCGACATGATTACGGTGTGGGCGGCGCTCGAGGGCATGGCCGCCAGACTTGCCGCCCGGAACGCCAGCGACGCGGAGATCGCGGGGCTGCGCCAACTCTTCACCACCTTCAAGAACGGCCAGGTCGAAGCCCGCATCGACGAATACTCCGACACCAACGTCCGGTTCCACCAAGCCATTCTTGCGCTCGGCAAGAGCCCGCTGTTGCGCCACATGGCCGATCATTTGTTCGTCCACATGCGCTCGATCCGCGTGCGCACCATCGGCGAAAGCAACCGCGCCAACCGCTCGATCATCGATCACTTGCACATCATCGAGGCGCTCGAGGCCCGCGACGCCGACCTCGCCGAGCGGCTGGTGCGCGAACACACCTTCAAGCTTGCCGATCACGTCCGCGATAACGTTCATTACCTCGACTGA